A region from the Dermacentor andersoni chromosome 11, qqDerAnde1_hic_scaffold, whole genome shotgun sequence genome encodes:
- the LOC126539577 gene encoding protein YIPF3-like isoform X1, giving the protein MAAPIDARTPFAATEKQESTVLDFTDVASSGVHDETFHSADEPAPIPHSQDVFSAVPSMLLWQAGKQQAKNAFSIYANIDLLRPYFHVEPQEVRARILESFLPRWPSHYAPLLIPAELYGPLMLVLTLITLLLFGMKTSGHTVKEGTLMGTAFGVSFGYWLGGSALVRAAGYISSTQLSFFQVLSLMGYGLSGHCLALLLGNAFHPVHSHLFFYIVWLLLGGSTAARLMSVFSAKTASASHKAVTAGAAGALHLLALLYFHFAYHRTVQVLESI; this is encoded by the exons ATGGCAGCGCCTATAGACGCTCGTACACCGTTTGCTGCCACGGAAAAACAG GAATCCACGGTTCTCGACTTCACTGACGTTGCTTCCTCAG GAGTCCACGATGAGACGTTCCATTCTGCGGATGAACCTGCTCCCATCCCGCATAGCCAAGACGTATTTTCGGCTGTGCCCTCCATG CTCTTGTGGCAAGCAGGAAAGCAGCAGGCGAAAAATGCATTCAGCATATATGCCAACATAGATCTCCTGAGGCCATACTTTCACGTTGAACCACAAGAAGTCCGAGCCAG AATCTTGGAGTCTTTCCTTCCTCGCTGGCCATCACATTATGCACCACTG TTAATTCCAGCTGAGCTTTATGGGCCTCTGATGCTAgttttgacattgataacattgcTACTTTTTGGAATGAAGACATCTGGCCATACTGTG AAGGAAGGCACACTCATGGGCACGGCATTTGGTGTCAGCTTCGGCTATTGGCTCGGAGGTTCAGCCTTGGTTCGTGCTGCCGGTTACATCAGCAGCACACAACTGTCCTTCTTCCAAGTTCTCTCACTGATG GGCTACGGACTGTCCGGTCATTGTTTGGCCCTGCTGCTGGGAAATGCGTTCCACCCTGTGCACTCCCACCTTTTCTTTTACATTGTGTGGTTGCTGCTTGGTGGTTCTACAGCAGCCAGGCTG aTGTCAGTCTTTTCGGCCAAGACAGCGAGTGCATCACACAAAGCTGTAACAGCTGGAGCTGCAGGCGCTCTCCATTTGCTTGCTTTGCTCTACTTTCATTTTGCATACCACAGGACTGTTCAAG TGCTCGAGAGTATCTGA
- the LOC126539577 gene encoding protein YIPF3-like isoform X2 gives MAAPIDARTPFAATEKQESTVLDFTDVASSGVHDETFHSADEPAPIPHSQDVFSAVPSMLLWQAGKQQAKNAFSIYANIDLLRPYFHVEPQEVRARILESFLPRWPSHYAPLLIPAELYGPLMLVLTLITLLLFGMKTSGHTVKEGTLMGTAFGVSFGYWLGGSALVRAAGYISSTQLSFFQVLSLMMSVFSAKTASASHKAVTAGAAGALHLLALLYFHFAYHRTVQVLESI, from the exons ATGGCAGCGCCTATAGACGCTCGTACACCGTTTGCTGCCACGGAAAAACAG GAATCCACGGTTCTCGACTTCACTGACGTTGCTTCCTCAG GAGTCCACGATGAGACGTTCCATTCTGCGGATGAACCTGCTCCCATCCCGCATAGCCAAGACGTATTTTCGGCTGTGCCCTCCATG CTCTTGTGGCAAGCAGGAAAGCAGCAGGCGAAAAATGCATTCAGCATATATGCCAACATAGATCTCCTGAGGCCATACTTTCACGTTGAACCACAAGAAGTCCGAGCCAG AATCTTGGAGTCTTTCCTTCCTCGCTGGCCATCACATTATGCACCACTG TTAATTCCAGCTGAGCTTTATGGGCCTCTGATGCTAgttttgacattgataacattgcTACTTTTTGGAATGAAGACATCTGGCCATACTGTG AAGGAAGGCACACTCATGGGCACGGCATTTGGTGTCAGCTTCGGCTATTGGCTCGGAGGTTCAGCCTTGGTTCGTGCTGCCGGTTACATCAGCAGCACACAACTGTCCTTCTTCCAAGTTCTCTCACTGATG aTGTCAGTCTTTTCGGCCAAGACAGCGAGTGCATCACACAAAGCTGTAACAGCTGGAGCTGCAGGCGCTCTCCATTTGCTTGCTTTGCTCTACTTTCATTTTGCATACCACAGGACTGTTCAAG TGCTCGAGAGTATCTGA